In one window of Terriglobia bacterium DNA:
- a CDS encoding metal-dependent hydrolase: MATLFTHALVGAALGQAASPGLQKQPSFWATTIVCSMLPDVDVIGFSFGIHYGDLWGHRGMTHSLLFAAVVGGLLAWVLGKTARERWWLAVFLFLVTASHGALDAMTNGGLGIAFFSPFDTTRYFFPWRPIAVSPIGADAFFSVRGLHVLWTEICWLWGPTLLIGVGLRGFGRLMNAEPAQETEI, translated from the coding sequence ATGGCCACCCTCTTTACACACGCGCTGGTGGGCGCGGCCCTGGGACAGGCCGCCAGCCCCGGCTTGCAGAAGCAACCCAGCTTCTGGGCTACTACCATCGTTTGCTCCATGCTGCCGGACGTGGACGTCATCGGCTTCTCTTTCGGCATCCATTACGGCGACCTCTGGGGCCACCGCGGCATGACCCACTCGCTGCTGTTCGCCGCGGTAGTGGGTGGATTGCTGGCCTGGGTCTTGGGGAAAACCGCGCGGGAGCGCTGGTGGCTGGCGGTCTTCCTGTTTCTGGTTACAGCTTCCCACGGCGCGCTGGACGCCATGACCAACGGAGGCCTGGGCATCGCTTTCTTCTCTCCGTTTGATACCACACGCTATTTCTTTCCCTGGCGTCCGATTGCCGTATCGCCGATTGGCGCCGACGCGTTCTTCTCCGTTCGCGGCCTCCACGTGCTCTGGACCGAGATCTGCTGGCTGTGGGGACCGACACTACTGATAGGCGTTGGGCTGAGAGGGTTCGGCAGATTGATGAATGCTGAGCCCGCTCAGGAAACGGAAATTTAA
- the ispG gene encoding flavodoxin-dependent (E)-4-hydroxy-3-methylbut-2-enyl-diphosphate synthase, with protein MAFIQRRKSIVATIGNVRVGGDAPVVVQSMTNTDTADVPGTIQQVAQLARAGSELVRVTVNNDAAAKALPAIVEGLAKQNIHVPIIGDFHYNGHLLLTKYPDCAQALAKYRINPGNVSVGRKDDNNFRAMVEVAIKNKKPVRIGVNWGSLDQQLLTRMMDENSRLAEPKDAREVTMEAMVVSALRSAEIAEETGLPHDHILLSAKVSGVQDLIDVYRNLARRCDYPLHLGLTEAGMGARGIVGSTAGLAVLLQEGIGDTIRVSLTPAPGGNRAEEVMVAQQILQSLGMRSFTPQVTACPGCGRTTSTFFQEMAEQIQTYLRDNMPLWKEKYPGVEELKLAVMGCVVNGPGESKHANIGISLPGTFEEPKAPVFVDGRLMTTLKGDRIVAEFIEILNEYVDARYGSGKAVEGVAVRA; from the coding sequence ATGGCTTTCATCCAACGCAGAAAAAGCATTGTTGCCACCATCGGCAACGTCCGCGTGGGCGGCGACGCCCCGGTGGTCGTCCAGTCCATGACCAACACGGACACCGCCGACGTCCCCGGCACCATCCAGCAGGTGGCGCAGTTGGCGCGCGCCGGATCTGAGCTGGTCCGCGTCACGGTGAACAATGACGCCGCGGCCAAGGCCCTGCCGGCCATTGTGGAAGGCCTCGCCAAACAAAATATCCACGTGCCCATCATCGGCGACTTCCATTACAACGGCCACCTGTTGCTGACCAAGTATCCTGACTGCGCGCAGGCGCTGGCCAAGTACCGCATCAATCCCGGCAACGTGAGCGTGGGCCGCAAAGACGACAACAATTTTCGCGCCATGGTGGAAGTGGCCATCAAGAACAAGAAGCCGGTGCGCATCGGCGTGAACTGGGGATCGCTGGACCAACAGCTGCTCACCCGCATGATGGACGAAAACTCGCGCCTGGCCGAGCCCAAAGACGCCCGCGAAGTCACCATGGAAGCCATGGTTGTCAGCGCGCTGCGCTCGGCGGAAATCGCCGAAGAGACCGGCCTGCCGCATGACCACATTTTGCTCAGCGCCAAAGTGAGCGGCGTGCAGGACCTGATTGACGTCTACCGCAACCTCGCCCGCCGTTGCGACTATCCTCTGCATCTTGGCCTCACCGAAGCCGGCATGGGCGCGCGCGGCATCGTCGGCAGCACCGCCGGACTGGCAGTGCTTCTTCAGGAAGGTATTGGCGACACCATCCGTGTTTCGCTCACCCCGGCGCCGGGCGGCAATCGCGCCGAAGAAGTCATGGTCGCGCAGCAGATTCTGCAATCGCTGGGCATGCGCAGCTTCACGCCGCAAGTCACCGCCTGTCCGGGCTGCGGACGCACCACCAGCACCTTCTTCCAGGAGATGGCCGAACAGATCCAGACTTACTTGCGCGACAACATGCCGCTGTGGAAAGAGAAATATCCCGGCGTGGAAGAGCTCAAGCTGGCGGTGATGGGTTGCGTGGTCAACGGGCCCGGTGAATCCAAACACGCCAACATCGGGATTTCCCTCCCCGGCACTTTTGAAGAACCCAAGGCACCGGTGTTTGTTGACGGAAGGCTGATGACCACGCTGAAGGGCGACCGGATTGTCGCCGAGTTTATTGAAATCCTGAACGAATACGTGGACGCGCGCTACGGTTCAGGAAAAGCGGTGGAAGGGGTTGCGGTCCGCGCTTGA
- a CDS encoding HAMP domain-containing protein — MKFRTLFLKIFLYFWLAAAAMIGSQNVIYWFTVSNDPNPERRRGAFGEALNLYAESAVQVYDSEGPKAFDEYADRSRKEAGSEIDLFDADGRALTPPNSDESSSVAAEIHATHEHVSHMTNLGRLTWGRSVVAPSGKTYIFVTRLRQPYQPRGIPVLGIVLAISAAGGISYLLAWYLTSPIKKLRTTVRAFAEGDLEARVSPELGNRQDELADLGREFDHMGERIAALISSQTRLLADISHELRSPLARLTVALELARKNTNGKRDAALDRIEQEAERVNQLVGQLLTITRLESGAERVPPETVALDEIVEQVVDDANFEATAEHKQVTATQLQPCSLRGSMELLRSGVENVVRNAVRYTAENTAVEVTLRVRMGTAVLTVRDHGPGVPESELQHIFEPFYRVSEARERSSGGVGLGLSIADRTVKLHGGSVRAENLADGLLVTIELPLLPAPSSAPQQPPLNPATEKMPV; from the coding sequence GTGAAGTTCCGCACCCTGTTCCTGAAGATCTTTCTGTACTTCTGGCTGGCCGCAGCGGCCATGATCGGATCACAGAACGTGATCTACTGGTTCACCGTTTCCAACGATCCCAATCCAGAGCGCCGGCGCGGAGCGTTTGGCGAAGCGCTGAATCTGTACGCTGAGTCGGCTGTGCAGGTGTATGACAGCGAGGGTCCCAAGGCCTTTGACGAGTATGCCGACCGCTCACGCAAGGAAGCTGGTTCAGAGATTGATCTGTTTGACGCCGATGGCCGCGCTCTGACACCTCCGAACTCAGACGAATCCAGCAGCGTGGCAGCGGAGATCCACGCCACGCACGAGCACGTTTCCCACATGACGAATTTGGGCCGCCTCACCTGGGGCCGCAGCGTGGTGGCGCCCAGCGGCAAGACGTATATCTTCGTTACGCGCCTGCGCCAGCCGTACCAGCCGCGAGGCATACCGGTGCTGGGCATCGTACTGGCCATTTCTGCTGCCGGCGGGATTTCATACCTGCTGGCCTGGTATCTGACTTCGCCGATCAAGAAGCTGCGCACCACGGTGCGGGCCTTTGCGGAAGGCGATCTGGAAGCGCGCGTCTCGCCCGAGCTGGGCAATCGCCAGGACGAGTTGGCCGATCTGGGCCGCGAGTTTGACCACATGGGCGAACGCATCGCCGCGCTCATTTCGTCGCAAACGCGATTGCTGGCAGATATTTCGCATGAACTGCGTTCGCCGCTGGCGCGATTGACCGTGGCCCTGGAACTGGCCCGCAAGAACACCAACGGCAAACGCGACGCGGCGCTGGACCGCATTGAGCAGGAAGCCGAACGCGTGAACCAGTTGGTGGGACAGTTGCTGACCATCACTCGCCTGGAAAGCGGCGCGGAACGCGTCCCGCCGGAGACGGTGGCGCTGGATGAAATCGTGGAACAAGTGGTGGACGACGCCAACTTTGAAGCCACCGCCGAACACAAACAGGTGACGGCCACACAACTGCAACCCTGCAGCCTGCGCGGGTCCATGGAGCTGCTGCGCAGCGGCGTGGAAAACGTGGTGCGCAACGCCGTACGGTACACGGCGGAAAACACGGCGGTGGAAGTTACGCTGCGCGTCCGCATGGGGACCGCTGTGCTCACGGTGCGCGACCACGGTCCGGGAGTGCCTGAATCCGAATTGCAACACATCTTTGAGCCGTTTTACCGCGTCAGCGAAGCGCGCGAGCGCTCCAGCGGCGGCGTGGGACTGGGGTTGTCGATTGCCGATCGCACCGTCAAGCTGCACGGCGGCTCTGTCCGGGCAGAGAACTTGGCCGACGGACTCCTGGTGACCATCGAGCTGCCGCTCTTGCCTGCGCCATCTTCTGCGCCGCAACAGCCGCCGTTGAATCCCGCGACGGAAAAGATGCCGGTGTGA
- a CDS encoding response regulator transcription factor has translation MVSVLLIDDDTELSKLLEEYLQSEQLHLDAAHDGPSGLQKALSNQYAVVVLDVMLPGMSGLDVLKQLRQKSAVPVLMLTARGSELDRILGLELGADDYLAKPFNPRELVARLRAILRRTSGAASAGPAQPVHLADVELHPESRSVTCDGKPVGLTGAEFDLLSAFLRSPGKIISREDLTQAALGRPMSPMDRSIDVHVSNLRRKLGPYDGEQERIKAIRGSGYVYLLPGEQPA, from the coding sequence ATGGTTTCAGTGCTGCTCATTGACGACGATACCGAGCTGAGTAAGCTGCTGGAAGAATACTTACAGAGCGAACAGCTTCACCTGGACGCGGCGCATGACGGTCCCAGCGGGCTGCAAAAAGCGCTCTCCAACCAATATGCCGTGGTGGTGCTGGACGTGATGCTTCCCGGCATGAGCGGACTGGATGTGCTCAAGCAGCTTCGCCAGAAGAGCGCCGTTCCGGTTCTGATGTTGACGGCGCGCGGCAGCGAGCTGGACCGCATTCTTGGTCTGGAGCTGGGCGCCGACGACTATCTGGCCAAGCCGTTCAACCCGCGCGAACTTGTCGCCCGCCTGCGCGCTATTTTGCGGCGAACATCAGGCGCGGCCTCCGCGGGACCGGCGCAGCCCGTGCATCTGGCAGACGTGGAGCTCCATCCCGAGTCGCGCAGCGTGACCTGTGACGGCAAACCGGTGGGCCTGACCGGCGCGGAGTTCGATCTGCTATCGGCCTTCCTGCGCAGCCCGGGAAAAATCATCAGCCGTGAGGACCTCACGCAGGCGGCGCTGGGACGTCCCATGTCGCCCATGGACCGCAGCATTGACGTCCATGTAAGCAACCTGCGGCGCAAGCTGGGTCCGTATGACGGCGAGCAGGAGCGCATCAAAGCCATCCGGGGCAGCGGATATGTTTATCTTCTGCCGGGAGAGCAACCGGCGTGA